In Bradyrhizobium sp. 200, the sequence CATCGACGCCGTGCTGCCGTTCCTTGACGCCCTGGATACCAAGGCAACCACGAAGGTCGCATCATGAAGACAACCGCTGTGGCCCTCGCCTTGCTCGCAGGCAGCTTCACGAACGCTTTCGCACAAAAATTGCCGCCGATCGGCGGCCCCTACCCGCCGCCTTTCACCGAAACGCTGTCGAACAACACGCCCTTGGCGTTCGGCATGGACGCGGGCGAAGCCGCGCGTGCGCTGGGTACCCCGCTCAATTATGTCCGGGGACGACCGGGCGAGGAAATCTACCTCACATTCCGCAACATCGGCGGCAGCGGATTGTTCTACAAGAAGGACCGGCTCTTTCTGCAATTCCGCAAAGGTCGGCTGACCGGCTGGAAGGGCGACTGGGGCGACAACTGGATGTGGCAATAGCCGCGCCTCCGCACATTCACGCAAACGACTTCGTGCAACCCAAAACAAGAAGGGATGACCCGTGGGACAGGATATCAAACTGGCGGCTTCGGACGGCTTCAAACTCGGCGGCTATCGCGCCGATCCCACGGGCAAGCCGAAGGCGGCCATCGTGGTGATCCAGGAGATTTTTGGCGTCAATCACCACATCCGCTCGGTATGCGATCGGCTGGCGGCCGAGGGCTATGTCGCGATTGCGCCATCGATCTTCGACCGCATCGAGCCGGACTTCCAGTGCGGCTATTCGCCTGACGAGATTGCGAACGCGCGAAAGTTCATCGCCAATCCGGATTGGGCCGCGATGCTGCGCGATACCCAGGCCGCGATCGATGCCGTGAAGGATGTCGGACCGGTCGGCATCATCGGCTTCTGCCTCGGCGGCAGCATCGCCTATGCGGCGGCGACCAAGCTCTCCGGCCTGTCGGCTGCGGTCGGCTATTACGGCGGCGCCGTCGTCCGCTTTGCCGACGACAAGCCGCAAGTGCCGACGCAACTGCATTTCGGCGAAAAGGATGCGGGCATTCCGCTGACCGATGTCGAGACCATCAAGGCCAAGCGGCCCGATGTCGAAGTCCACATCTATCCCGGCGCGCAGCACGGCTTTCACTGCGACGAACGCGCAAGCTACGACAAGACCAGCGCCGACATCGCCTGGCCGCGCAGCCTGGCGTTTTTCGGGGAGCACTTGAAATAGCACTCGTCATGCGCGGGCTTGACCCGCGCATCCATCAAACAAGAAGAGTCTTCGAGGAAGATGGATTGCCGGGTCAAGCCCGGCAATGACTATCTCTGTATCGGGGACTCGCCGAAGAGTCTCCCGCCTCACTCGCCCTTGACGCCGGTGGCCTTCACGACATCGGCCCATCGTTCGTAATCGCGGCGCAGAGCCTTCTCGAACGTTTCCGCCGATCCGCCCACTGGCACGAGGCTGAGCGTCTCGATCCCGGCGACGCCCTCGGGCGAGGCGATGATGCGGGCCAGTTCCTCGGAAAGCTTGGCCACGATCTCCTTGGGCGTCGCGGCGGGCACGAACACGCCGAGCCAGCCTTCGATTTCAAAGCCGGGGTAACCGAGTTCGGCCATCGTCGGCACGTCGGGCAATGCCTT encodes:
- a CDS encoding dienelactone hydrolase family protein, yielding MGQDIKLAASDGFKLGGYRADPTGKPKAAIVVIQEIFGVNHHIRSVCDRLAAEGYVAIAPSIFDRIEPDFQCGYSPDEIANARKFIANPDWAAMLRDTQAAIDAVKDVGPVGIIGFCLGGSIAYAAATKLSGLSAAVGYYGGAVVRFADDKPQVPTQLHFGEKDAGIPLTDVETIKAKRPDVEVHIYPGAQHGFHCDERASYDKTSADIAWPRSLAFFGEHLK